A single window of Meiothermus sp. DNA harbors:
- the bshA gene encoding N-acetyl-alpha-D-glucosaminyl L-malate synthase BshA, with protein sequence MRIGMVCYPGLGGSGIVASELADRLAHRGHRVFLFATELPMRLPEGSPVQFIPVEVPHYPVFPAPLYTLALAGALERAIREHGLELIHTHYAIPHAVAAELATEGHIPLVHTLHGTDVTLLGIDPAYQTLTAKALQKAAAVTAVSQNLAQQAQRTFGVHPRVIYNAVDTARFRPNPQAKRFYAAPDEFLLVHASNFRAVKRVGDIVHVFAKVRQKIKSRLVLLGSGPERAEALSIAHSLGVDDAVTSLATAQNPEAVIGAADVFLLASEYEGFGQSGLEALACGVPVVATRVGGIPEWLTPEVGRLVAFGDLEAFAQAVIELLSSPNLANLREAARHYAEKHFNPETITNQYEQVYHAALQGNAPVGREP encoded by the coding sequence ATGCGGATCGGAATGGTGTGTTATCCGGGCCTGGGGGGAAGCGGTATCGTGGCCTCGGAGCTGGCCGACCGGCTGGCCCACCGGGGGCACCGGGTGTTCTTGTTTGCCACCGAGCTTCCCATGCGCTTACCCGAGGGCAGCCCGGTGCAGTTTATTCCGGTGGAGGTACCCCACTACCCGGTTTTTCCGGCTCCACTCTACACCCTGGCCCTGGCGGGGGCCCTCGAGCGAGCCATTAGGGAGCATGGGCTCGAGCTTATCCACACCCACTACGCCATCCCCCACGCCGTGGCCGCCGAGCTAGCTACCGAAGGCCATATTCCACTGGTGCACACCCTGCACGGCACCGACGTAACCCTCCTGGGCATAGACCCGGCCTACCAGACCCTCACCGCCAAGGCCTTACAGAAAGCCGCTGCTGTGACGGCGGTCTCGCAAAACCTGGCCCAGCAAGCCCAGCGTACCTTTGGGGTGCATCCACGGGTAATCTACAACGCCGTGGATACCGCGCGTTTCCGCCCCAACCCCCAGGCCAAGCGCTTTTACGCTGCCCCAGACGAGTTTTTGCTTGTGCACGCCTCCAACTTTCGCGCGGTCAAGCGGGTGGGCGATATTGTGCACGTCTTCGCCAAAGTTCGCCAAAAAATCAAGTCCCGGCTGGTCTTGCTCGGCTCCGGCCCGGAGCGGGCCGAGGCTCTCTCCATCGCCCATAGCTTGGGGGTGGACGATGCGGTAACCTCCCTGGCTACAGCCCAGAACCCCGAAGCGGTCATCGGAGCGGCGGATGTGTTCTTGCTGGCCTCGGAGTACGAGGGCTTTGGGCAGTCAGGCCTCGAGGCCCTGGCCTGTGGGGTGCCGGTGGTGGCGACCCGGGTGGGGGGTATTCCCGAATGGCTAACCCCGGAGGTAGGGCGCCTGGTGGCTTTCGGCGACCTCGAGGCTTTTGCTCAAGCTGTGATAGAACTCTTGTCCTCGCCCAACCTCGCAAACCTGCGCGAAGCTGCCCGGCACTATGCCGAGAAGCACTTCAACCCTGAAACCATTACCAACCAGTACGAACAGGTCTATCACGCGGCGCTGCAAGGCAATGCCCCGGTAGGAAGGGAGCCTTGA
- a CDS encoding MFS transporter translates to MKKLPREVYILGAVSLFTDIASEMVYPLLPLFLTGVLGASTLVVGLIEGIAEATASLFKVLGGRISDRIAARKPLILLGYGFPALLRPVLALAVAPWQVLTFRFLDRVGKGLRTAPRDALIAEVASQDTYGRAYGLHRAMDSLGATLGPFLAFLLLPVLGFRGVFWVSAIPAMLATLIVLFLLREKPGLARPLPPLRLSAFSSQYRWFLLVTGVATLGLSSNAFLILRLNDLGLAAAQATLVYTAYNLLYALLSYPLGSLADRLGARRMVLLGFGTYAFVYLGFGHSSAAWHGIVLFMLYALYSAAFEGSSRAYLAQIIPATEKASAIGLYHTLVGLLLFPASAIFGFIWQHFGSSTAFFTGAALAFAALVLFWLDPTSKSGYTS, encoded by the coding sequence ATGAAGAAGCTGCCTCGTGAAGTCTATATTCTGGGCGCGGTTAGCTTATTTACGGACATCGCCTCGGAGATGGTTTATCCGCTCTTGCCGCTGTTTCTGACCGGTGTATTGGGAGCTTCTACACTGGTTGTGGGCTTGATCGAAGGTATAGCAGAAGCCACCGCCAGTCTGTTCAAGGTGCTGGGGGGGCGTATTTCCGACCGGATCGCGGCCCGCAAACCACTGATACTGCTGGGTTATGGCTTTCCGGCCTTGCTGAGGCCGGTGCTGGCTCTGGCGGTAGCCCCCTGGCAGGTGCTGACTTTTCGCTTTCTGGATCGGGTAGGCAAAGGGCTTCGCACCGCACCCAGGGACGCGCTAATTGCAGAGGTTGCCAGTCAGGACACCTACGGACGGGCCTACGGGCTTCACCGGGCCATGGATAGCCTGGGGGCTACGCTGGGGCCCTTTCTGGCCTTTTTGCTTTTGCCTGTGCTGGGCTTTCGGGGAGTGTTCTGGGTCTCGGCGATTCCGGCCATGCTGGCTACCCTGATCGTCCTCTTCCTTTTGCGAGAAAAACCCGGTCTGGCCAGACCCCTGCCCCCCCTTCGCTTATCGGCGTTTTCGAGTCAGTACCGCTGGTTCTTGCTGGTAACAGGGGTTGCTACGCTCGGACTGTCTTCCAATGCTTTTCTTATCCTTCGCCTGAATGACCTGGGGCTGGCAGCTGCCCAGGCCACCCTGGTCTACACCGCTTACAACCTGCTTTATGCTTTGTTGTCCTATCCATTGGGGTCTTTGGCAGACCGGCTCGGTGCAAGGCGTATGGTGTTGCTGGGGTTTGGTACCTATGCTTTTGTGTACCTGGGTTTCGGACATAGCTCTGCTGCTTGGCACGGCATCGTTTTGTTTATGCTGTATGCCCTCTACAGCGCAGCCTTTGAGGGTAGCAGCCGGGCCTATCTGGCACAAATTATTCCCGCAACCGAAAAGGCCAGCGCCATTGGGCTCTACCACACCCTGGTGGGTTTGCTCTTGTTCCCAGCCAGCGCCATTTTTGGTTTCATATGGCAACACTTTGGTTCCAGTACGGCTTTTTTTACCGGTGCGGCCCTGGCCTTCGCGGCGCTGGTTTTATTCTGGCTTGACCCCACATCCAAGTCTGGCTATACTTCTTAG
- the mscL gene encoding large conductance mechanosensitive channel protein MscL — protein sequence MLEGFKKFIMRGNVLDLAVGVIIGGAFGAIVNSLVADILTPLIGMIFGAPDFSALKLGALNIGKFLNAVVSFLMVAFALYFFVVTPMNKLQEMSKKEEPAAPAAPPEDIVLLREIRDALKK from the coding sequence ATGCTAGAAGGATTCAAAAAATTCATCATGCGCGGAAACGTGCTCGACCTGGCAGTAGGTGTGATTATTGGGGGCGCCTTTGGCGCGATTGTCAACTCACTGGTAGCGGACATCCTGACCCCCTTAATCGGCATGATCTTCGGCGCACCCGACTTTTCGGCCCTCAAGCTCGGAGCGCTCAATATCGGTAAGTTTCTAAACGCCGTGGTGAGCTTTTTGATGGTGGCCTTCGCTCTTTACTTCTTCGTTGTAACGCCCATGAACAAGTTGCAGGAGATGTCCAAGAAAGAAGAGCCCGCCGCCCCTGCAGCCCCCCCCGAAGACATTGTTTTGTTGCGGGAAATCCGCGATGCGCTGAAGAAATAA
- the rpsO gene encoding 30S ribosomal protein S15, translated as MPFTKEEKASVIEKHAHKPGDTGSTEVQVALLTERINRLSAHLNANKKDMAAKRGLLTMVGQRKRLLNYLENQDKARYKALIEKLGLRK; from the coding sequence ATGCCTTTTACAAAAGAAGAAAAAGCCAGCGTTATTGAAAAGCATGCCCACAAGCCCGGTGATACCGGCTCCACCGAAGTACAGGTGGCCCTGCTTACCGAGCGCATCAACCGCCTTTCGGCCCACCTCAATGCCAACAAAAAAGACATGGCGGCCAAACGAGGTCTTTTGACCATGGTAGGGCAACGCAAGCGCTTGTTGAACTACCTGGAAAACCAGGACAAGGCCCGCTACAAGGCCCTGATTGAAAAACTGGGACTGCGCAAATAA